Proteins from one Nicotiana tabacum cultivar K326 chromosome 23, ASM71507v2, whole genome shotgun sequence genomic window:
- the LOC107797908 gene encoding putative aspartic proteinase GIP2: MSSSSYLHLFQFCFFLIISTCLAQTTFHPKTLFLAVKKDPSTLEYITEVHQRTPLVPLKLAVHLGGESLWVDCEQGYKSSTYKPARCNSRQCNLARSTACGYCFENTTRPGCNNAACYNLVVNPSMDAMSSTSGEIAEDVLSIQSISGSIPGPVATVPRFIFSCSTTNLTQNLGKDVKGMVGFGQQSPVSFATQFASAFRFSRKFAICLSSSTERNGVIFIGHSPYYFSLAFDASQDLIYTPMITLPHYITITYPHYTRINRASSEYYIQVSSIRINGKTLPLNKTLLSLDENDEEGGTKISTAVPYTVLEASVYSAVSKAFVNEMPEEVKTVSSVQPFKTCFDSTYIGMSRLGYNAPEINLVLHKPNVYWTITGANSLVKVTEKVICLAFVERDEALGQAIVIGGYQMQDNLVEFDLSRGRIGFSNSLFFRQTMCSNHNYA, from the coding sequence ATGTCGTCCTCCAGCTACCTGCATCTCTTTCAGTTCTGTTTCTTTCTCATCATATCAACTTGTCTAGCTCAAACCACTTTTCATCCTAAAACTTTATTCCTTGCAGTTAAGAAAGACCCTTCCACTCTAGAATACATCACTGAAGTTCACCAAAGAACACCTCTTGTCCCCCTTAAACTAGCCGTCCATCTTGGTGGCGAAAGCCTATGGGTGGATTGTGAACAAGGCTACAAAAGCTCTACGTACAAGCCAGCTCGTTGCAATTCAAGGCAATGTAATCTAGCTAGGTCAACCGCATGTGGATATTGTTTCGAAAATACTACACGGCCAGGTTGCAACAACGCCGCATGCTATAACCTTGTTGTAAATCCATCTATGGATGCTATGTCGTCCACTAGCGGTGAAATTGCCGAGGATGTTTTGTCCATACAATCCATTAGTGGATCCATTCCAGGCCCTGTTGCAACTGTGCCAAGGTTTATCTTCAGCTGTTCGACTACCAATTTAACCCAAAATCTTGGTAAAGATGTGAAGGGAATGGTTGGTTTCGGGCAGCAGAGTCCGGTATCATTTGCTACTCAATTTGCATCAGCTTTTAGATTCAGCAGAAAGTTTGCCATTTGCTTGAGTTCTTCAACCGAACGAAATGGTGTAATTTTCATTGGACATAGCCCTTATTACTTCAGCCTTGCCTTTGACGCATCACAAGATCTTATCTATACACCTATGATTACCCTCCCACATTATATTACCATTACCTACCCACATTATACACGCATCAATCGGGCCTCATCAGAGTATTATATTCAAGTTTCTTCCATAAGAATTAATGGAAAAACATTGCCCCTAAATAAAACATTGCTCTCATtggatgaaaatgatgaagaaggTGGGACGAAAATCAGCACTGCCGTTCCTTACACTGTATTGGAGGCTTCTGTTTATAGTGCTGTAAGTAAAGCTTTCGTTAACGAGATGCCAGAAGAGGTGAAGACAGTCTCCTCAGTGCAAccctttaaaacttgttttgacTCGACATATATTGGTATGTCACGGTTAGGttacaatgctccagaaattaaTCTCGTCTTGCACAAGCCAAATGTGTATTGGACAATTACTGGAGCAAATTCGTTGGTTAAAGTTACCGAGAAAGTAATATGCTTAGCGTTTGTTGAACGAGACGAAGCATTGGGACAAGCAATTGTCATTGGTGGATATCAAATGCAGGACAACCTCGTGGAATTTGATCTTTCTAGAGGAAGAATTGGTTTCAGTAATTCTCTCTTTTTCCGTCAAACTATGTGCTCTAATCATAACTATGCGTAG